From one Pirellulales bacterium genomic stretch:
- a CDS encoding PAS domain-containing protein has translation MGKTSPLSGWRVSALVAAAMLVFALDLAVPVLVVQVLYIPLIILAAWSLPPLATWLYFVFCAVMAVYDVEYESQLLANNQLWIRIANEVILACCGAVITGLALSSRRHGKQLNETYRVLRGSEEQLRHFVEQVPAAVAMFDQEMRYLAHSRRWVTDLHIPPENIIGRHHYEDLPNFPQRWKDDHRRALQGEVVRRNDEFFCEFNGRTDYSRSVVHPWFKSNGQIGGVVILAELITERTLLEEQLRDSEALYRSLVENIPQCVFRKDLQGRFTYANTRFCEAIGKSVEQVLGMTDFEHCPPQLASKYRADDQRVVQTGTPLETVEDLRAPDGSLRTVRTVKTSVVDAEGRVIGTQGIFWDITEKRCAEDAVRRSEREFRALADNLPDIVARFDRQYRHIFINRTVESVTGIPAEQFLGKSNADLGMPDNLVCLWHKTMQAVFDTGDRQTIEFAYDGRQGLRHFESRFLPEFAPDGSVESTLAICRDVTDRVRSQEQAQQNMTELAHITRLCTIGGLVSEISHEINQPLHAIANFAQAGINELAKSPLVQRPNLFNWLKQISQQANRAAEIIRRAGRFGRKTHLRSTVNINELVRDCLLLFNFDVRVHQLLVRCELAENLPLILADAIQIQQVLINLLRNAVEALGKNSISDRTVLVRTEIVDDAVQVAVHDNGCGIGADRVAKLFEPFFSTKSEGMGLGLAVCQSIVQSHQGRLWVESNSAEGTTFYFTLPIFKEEPHHAYSHP, from the coding sequence GTGGGCAAAACATCACCACTTTCCGGTTGGCGAGTTTCCGCGCTCGTTGCCGCTGCCATGCTGGTCTTCGCACTCGACCTCGCCGTTCCCGTGTTGGTGGTCCAGGTGCTGTATATCCCGCTGATTATCCTGGCGGCCTGGTCCTTGCCTCCGCTTGCGACTTGGCTGTACTTCGTGTTCTGCGCCGTAATGGCGGTTTACGACGTCGAATATGAAAGTCAGTTGCTGGCAAATAATCAGCTTTGGATTCGCATCGCCAACGAGGTCATTTTAGCCTGCTGCGGCGCCGTCATAACCGGCTTGGCGTTATCCAGCCGCCGACATGGCAAACAGCTTAACGAAACCTATCGTGTGTTGCGTGGAAGCGAAGAACAATTGCGACATTTTGTCGAGCAAGTTCCGGCGGCTGTGGCGATGTTCGATCAAGAAATGCGTTATCTGGCTCACAGCCGTCGCTGGGTGACCGATCTTCATATTCCGCCGGAAAATATTATCGGGCGGCATCACTACGAGGATCTGCCAAACTTTCCACAGCGTTGGAAGGATGACCACCGCCGCGCGCTGCAGGGCGAAGTTGTCCGGCGCAACGATGAATTTTTTTGCGAATTCAACGGTCGCACAGATTACTCCAGGTCCGTGGTTCATCCGTGGTTTAAATCCAATGGGCAAATCGGCGGCGTCGTCATCTTGGCCGAATTGATCACCGAACGAACCCTGCTCGAAGAGCAGTTGCGCGATTCCGAAGCCCTTTACCGTTCGCTCGTGGAAAATATCCCGCAGTGTGTGTTTCGCAAGGATTTGCAAGGACGATTCACGTACGCCAACACGCGCTTCTGCGAAGCCATCGGCAAATCGGTGGAGCAAGTGTTGGGTATGACCGACTTCGAGCATTGCCCCCCGCAGTTGGCCTCGAAGTATCGCGCCGATGATCAGCGTGTTGTACAAACCGGGACGCCGTTGGAAACCGTAGAAGACCTGCGTGCCCCGGATGGCTCCCTCCGCACGGTCCGCACCGTCAAAACCTCTGTCGTCGATGCCGAAGGTCGCGTCATCGGCACGCAGGGAATTTTTTGGGATATTACCGAGAAACGCTGTGCAGAAGACGCCGTCCGCCGCAGCGAGCGCGAGTTCCGCGCGCTGGCCGATAATTTGCCCGATATCGTCGCCAGGTTCGATCGCCAGTATCGGCACATCTTCATCAATCGAACAGTTGAAAGCGTCACCGGCATTCCCGCCGAGCAATTTTTAGGAAAATCCAACGCCGACTTAGGCATGCCCGACAATCTGGTGTGCTTGTGGCACAAAACCATGCAAGCGGTCTTTGATACCGGCGACAGGCAGACCATTGAATTTGCTTATGACGGCCGCCAGGGCCTGCGGCATTTCGAAAGCCGTTTTCTCCCGGAATTCGCCCCAGACGGTTCCGTCGAATCCACTCTGGCCATCTGCCGCGACGTTACTGATCGCGTTCGCTCGCAGGAACAAGCTCAGCAGAACATGACCGAGTTGGCTCACATAACACGGCTTTGCACCATCGGCGGATTGGTCTCGGAAATCTCGCACGAAATCAATCAACCGTTGCATGCCATTGCCAATTTCGCCCAGGCCGGCATTAACGAGTTGGCGAAATCTCCCCTCGTGCAACGCCCCAATTTGTTCAATTGGCTCAAGCAAATTTCCCAGCAGGCCAACCGCGCGGCCGAAATCATTCGCCGAGCCGGGCGCTTCGGCCGCAAGACTCACTTGCGCTCGACCGTCAATATCAACGAATTGGTCCGAGACTGCCTGCTCTTATTCAATTTTGATGTCCGCGTACACCAATTGCTGGTACGTTGCGAATTGGCCGAAAATCTCCCGCTGATTCTGGCCGATGCCATCCAAATCCAGCAGGTGCTCATCAATTTGCTCCGCAATGCCGTCGAAGCGCTGGGAAAAAATTCAATATCCGACCGAACCGTGTTGGTACGCACCGAAATTGTCGACGACGCTGTGCAAGTCGCCGTCCACGATAACGGCTGCGGCATCGGCGCCGACCGCGTCGCCAAATTGTTCGAGCCCTTCTTCTCCACCAAGTCGGAAGGCATGGGCCTAGGCTTGGCGGTCTGTCAGTCCATCGTGCAATCTCACCAGGGCCGGCTCTGGGTCGAATCCAACTCCGCCGAGGGCACTACCTTTTATTTTACGCTGCCGATATTCAAGGAGGAACCACATCATGCCTACAGCCACCCTTGA
- the aroB gene encoding 3-dehydroquinate synthase, producing the protein MAESFVSVHVNLQQRGYEIRIGQRILASVGKFLGQRGPVGHAIIITDSKVEPLHTAPVAHGLAATGAKVDVVGVPAGEQTKCLAEAERLWNKLLELGADRQSLIVALGGGVVGDLAGFVAACYGRGIAYVQVPTTLLAQVDSSVGGKVGVNLPQAKNMVGAFWQPAAVFVDTDTLHTLPEREYLSGLAEVVKYGVIMDAEFFGRLERDAPALVLRQGGVLPDIIARCCRLKADVVEADEREETGRRAMLNYGHTFAHALEAVTGYGQLLHGEAVSIGMMCAARLAQRLKRVNDEFVQRQQNLLLALRLPVTAPKADADRLLTAMRHDKKTSQGKLQFVLPTRLGHVEVVSGIDPAEVKLICDS; encoded by the coding sequence GTGGCTGAATCTTTCGTCTCCGTTCACGTCAACTTGCAACAGCGCGGTTACGAGATTCGCATCGGGCAGCGAATCTTGGCATCCGTTGGGAAGTTTTTGGGTCAGCGCGGGCCGGTCGGCCATGCGATCATCATTACCGATTCCAAAGTGGAACCGCTTCACACCGCGCCCGTGGCCCATGGTTTAGCGGCGACTGGCGCGAAAGTTGATGTCGTCGGTGTGCCCGCTGGCGAGCAAACCAAATGCCTTGCGGAAGCCGAACGGCTTTGGAATAAGTTGCTTGAACTAGGTGCCGATCGGCAATCGCTCATTGTGGCGCTTGGGGGAGGTGTCGTGGGCGATTTGGCAGGCTTTGTAGCAGCTTGCTACGGCCGAGGAATTGCATACGTGCAAGTACCCACCACGCTGTTGGCGCAGGTAGACAGTTCGGTGGGAGGCAAAGTCGGCGTCAACCTGCCGCAAGCCAAAAATATGGTCGGGGCGTTTTGGCAACCGGCCGCCGTATTCGTCGACACTGACACCTTGCACACGCTGCCGGAACGAGAATACCTTTCCGGCCTCGCCGAAGTCGTCAAATACGGCGTGATTATGGATGCCGAATTCTTTGGCCGCCTAGAACGGGATGCCCCCGCATTGGTTTTGCGGCAAGGCGGCGTGTTGCCAGATATCATTGCTCGCTGCTGCCGATTGAAGGCCGACGTCGTGGAAGCCGACGAGCGCGAAGAAACCGGCCGCCGCGCCATGCTCAACTACGGACATACCTTCGCCCACGCCTTGGAAGCGGTGACAGGGTACGGACAGTTGCTGCATGGCGAAGCGGTTTCGATCGGCATGATGTGCGCCGCCCGGCTGGCCCAACGGCTGAAGCGTGTGAACGACGAATTTGTCCAGCGGCAACAAAACCTACTCCTAGCGTTGCGCTTGCCGGTTACGGCGCCCAAGGCGGATGCCGACCGCCTGCTCACGGCAATGCGGCACGATAAAAAAACCAGCCAAGGGAAGTTGCAATTCGTGTTGCCCACGCGCCTGGGACACGTCGAGGTGGTTAGCGGTATTGATCCGGCAGAAGTGAAGCTCATCTGCGACAGCTAA
- a CDS encoding AAA family ATPase → MRSLAVLNQKGGVGKTTTAVNLSAALAAAGHRVCLIDLDPQAHATLHLGLTPGEQGHSIYEVLLGDTALIAAQRQVVENLWLVGSHIDLAAAEVELAGVVGRESILRDKLAGINHLDTPFDFLLIDCPPSLGVLSLNALAAVDEVLLPLQPHFLALHGLSKLLQTIDVVSRRLNPGLKLSGVVLCQYESATRLASEVGQNVIDYFDSQRDLPTPWSAAQIFRTRIRRNIRLAEAPSFGQSIFQYAADSHGAEDYRQLAEELLRMSVKALLVKSA, encoded by the coding sequence ATGCGATCGCTGGCGGTGTTGAATCAAAAAGGCGGAGTCGGCAAAACCACCACGGCCGTCAATTTAAGCGCTGCCTTGGCGGCGGCCGGCCACCGAGTGTGCTTGATCGATCTTGATCCGCAAGCGCATGCCACATTGCATTTGGGTCTCACTCCGGGCGAACAGGGCCACTCGATTTACGAAGTGCTTTTGGGCGATACCGCTTTGATTGCAGCACAGCGACAAGTGGTGGAAAACCTGTGGCTGGTCGGTTCGCATATCGATTTAGCGGCCGCGGAGGTCGAATTGGCCGGCGTGGTGGGCCGCGAATCGATCCTACGCGATAAACTTGCCGGCATCAATCATTTGGATACGCCTTTCGATTTTCTTCTCATCGATTGTCCACCATCGCTGGGCGTACTGTCGCTCAATGCTCTCGCCGCCGTCGACGAAGTGTTACTGCCACTGCAGCCGCATTTCCTGGCCCTGCACGGCCTGAGCAAATTGCTGCAAACCATTGACGTGGTTTCGCGCCGGCTGAATCCGGGGTTGAAACTATCCGGCGTGGTGCTTTGCCAGTACGAATCGGCCACGCGGCTGGCCAGCGAAGTGGGCCAGAACGTGATCGACTATTTCGACAGCCAGCGCGATCTACCCACGCCCTGGTCGGCAGCTCAGATTTTTCGAACGCGCATTCGCCGGAACATTCGCCTGGCGGAAGCACCCAGTTTCGGGCAATCGATTTTTCAATACGCGGCCGATTCGCACGGAGCGGAGGATTACCGCCAACTGGCCGAAGAGTTGCTGCGGATGTCTGTGAAAGCATTGCTCGTGAAATCCGCCTGA
- a CDS encoding tetratricopeptide repeat protein translates to MSSINRLQRQQLVREAEGYLDLALVFSDQWELPVLVRDRLAQRSLEVVEHLGESAAQSPQVQLIKGQALRMMERFKDALAPLSAAAESDPQNVDTWLALGWCYKRTGRLDLAIEALEEALDIEPGSAVVNYNLACYWSLARNKRQSLAYLSQALSLDSTFRTLVETEHDFDPLRADPDFQAVTSISV, encoded by the coding sequence ATGTCCTCCATCAATCGACTACAGCGACAACAATTGGTGCGCGAGGCCGAGGGCTATCTCGACCTGGCCTTGGTGTTTTCCGATCAATGGGAGTTGCCCGTACTTGTCCGCGATCGGCTGGCACAGCGCTCCTTGGAAGTCGTGGAACATTTGGGCGAATCGGCCGCGCAAAGTCCGCAGGTGCAATTGATCAAGGGCCAAGCGCTGCGCATGATGGAGCGCTTCAAAGATGCGCTGGCGCCTCTTTCTGCCGCAGCGGAAAGCGATCCACAAAACGTCGACACCTGGCTGGCTTTGGGTTGGTGCTACAAGCGCACCGGTCGTTTGGATTTGGCCATCGAAGCGCTGGAAGAAGCGCTCGACATCGAGCCGGGCAGCGCCGTGGTGAACTACAATTTAGCCTGCTATTGGAGTTTGGCGCGCAACAAGCGGCAGTCGCTGGCGTATCTGTCGCAGGCTTTATCTTTGGATAGCACCTTTCGCACTCTGGTCGAAACCGAACACGATTTCGATCCACTCCGCGCCGATCCCGATTTCCAAGCCGTTACCAGCATTTCGGTGTAA